The following DNA comes from Castor canadensis chromosome 4, mCasCan1.hap1v2, whole genome shotgun sequence.
TTTGATGTAATTGTCACCTCCTCCTTCAGTCATTTTACTCATGTCTGAGCCCTTCAGGCATCTGAGTTTTTGACCACTGCCAAGGCCTTCAGAGGAAGTTGTTGCCTGCAGCAAATATATTGATGAATGAGGACTggcttagagggttttctttgatttcctgCTCATAGAGATAGAGATGTGAGCATTCATTTGACccatctcttctgttttctaaGAATGATACACAGTTGTGCAGAAATTATATTCATAGGATGGGTCTTCAGATCCTCATGGTTCAACCTTTTTCCAAACCTCCATACTCCCTCACTTCTACCCTCTGCTGATttgccatttgttttttttttatcagcctATGACAAGATGTATCTGGGCAGAATGTAGCACTTTCTCTGCTATGACACAGAGATATGATTCCTTTAACATAAAGAGTTTGAGGCAGACCCCATGAGCCATCTTTGAGTGAGCTGATTCTAGTATCTATCTCTGTTGACAGCTTGCTCTTATTAAACCCTGCCCCAAAGTGAACCCTGCAGCCCCTGGTAATGGATGATACCAAGGAGCTAAGGAGTCCCTCTGTGACCTTAGCAGACCTGAAAAAATagtttctctgtgtctctccatGAATGATGAGCTGTTTGTCTAAGCATTGGAATGACAATCATCACAATCACTTATGAAGTGCAGCTGTGACACTGTATAAGGGGCAACagagtgaagtttttaatatTATACCATCTGAGAGCTTACAAAGCCATAACCAGGCACAGTTGTGTGATAATTAGAAGTCTTTTGGCAGAATGGATTTTAGACTGGGATTGAATACTGACACTGATACTTACTAGTTAAGTGAagttgggcaagtcacttaactttgTGTCCCTCACAGGAATAATACCATTAGGGCTCTGTATCCATGGTTTTGTATCCAGGAGTTCAATAATGGattgaaaatcagaaaaaattgCTTCTGTGCTAACCATGTACAGAccaatttttgtcattatttcttaaacaatATACTACAACAATCATTTACATACTATGTGCATGATATTAGACAATAGTAAcataaagatgatttaaagtataaggaagggtgtgcataggttatatgcaagtaCTGTGACATTGcataaggaacttgagcatcccTGGATTTCAGTATTAATGGTATCTGGAACCAATCCCCACATACACTGAGTAGGACAGGGACAGTATCCATGCATTTAAATTCTATCATGATGAGTGAGAACTTAGATCTTAAGATCTCTGGAGTCCCTCCTTTCCACATTACCAGATGGTGTGAATTAACTTCAAAAGTCTCAGGTTTCTACTCTACTAAAATGGAAGTAAAAATAGTAGCTTCCTAATAGGATTCTGgaagattaagtgagataatgctTGTGTTCAGTGCAAAGTATTGTAACTACTGGAGTGCTCAACCTGGGgttaaaaaaactataaaaaacatCAGTTCCCTTTCCTTCATGCTTGTGTCTTATTGCTTTGACCACTAAGAATTTTAGCAAGTATGAGGGCCTAAAGTTGCTTTGCTCCATAAATATTTAGCAAATTGATTTTTACAGTGGAAAGTGTATAAATATATGAACATCAAGCTGTTTTGCTAAAGGTGTGACTTCTTAATTGGGGCAGTTTGTGTGcagagttaaaaataattttagagctTCAAATACTGCAGAATACTGCAAtggttaaaacaaaaataagaccgTATCTTTAATAGTGTGAGTTTACTGCCTGTTCCTTTTAGGAATGAGTTCCTGGCCACAGAAGTCTTTATCTAGACACCTAAATCAAGCAGAATACAAAGGTTGCAATGCCAATTTCATCTGCAACTTGTTTTGCAGTGCCAGTCTTGTTTTTTGGGAAAGGACTTGTGGTTGCCATGGAACTGTTAATAATGATTGCTGCTTGTACCTCAATTCTTCATACTCCCAATCTCCAACATAAAAATCACTTAGATTTGCGCTGTAGGGCAGTAAACAAACTTTAGAGCTGGAATTAACTGGGTTCAGGCATTAGTGTCTTAATGTCGGAAATGACTTTCATTATAACCTTTACTTGAATGCAGCTTGGCTGTGTCAAAGAAGCTTCTGGTTTCCTGATAGTGGGCTGAATCACATGAGGTTCAAAATTTGCTCTTCTGGATGGGCACTGCTAAAGGCAATGGACTGtcatcataaaataaatattaaaaaaacccaTGGCTTGTACAGAACTGGTCTTAACGCTCGTCTTATTTTCACGTAGAAAAGAACCAGTAATTCAGCCATATACTGGATTCCTAAGtggaatgagaaaaatatttttgttgaaatacatatgtgttttaaaaaataaatcttgtagaaaatgacttttttttttgctatatttatGTGAGACTTGTGATCCATGTAATAGATGCTTCTTACTCCTGAATTATATTTCTAAGATATGGATCTCAGTCCTTATTAATGTGTAACTGATCTCTGGGGAAAACTAATGGAGTTCTTGAGCTCTAGGCACATGAAGTTAGGAATGGGTTATTGGATGGGTGGAAGAAGACATATCTAATTTGGGGACTTTGCAGCCTCACCAGTATGCAAATAATTcaacaataatacaaaataaatagcTTCCCTCTTCACAACTGCTACTGTCTCTAATCCCTACAGTATGTGTTTCCCAACAATTATCTGGCCTAATTCTCTGTTTTATTGCTTAGGATTTTAATGCTTCAAATGTGGAACATAGAATAAATGTAATTGTCAGTAAAACTTAAAAAGATGTCTGAGCGCAGTTATTCACTGACAAGCAGCTAGTTTATAGGAACAaatggaagaaggagagaaggtaAACATTACATTAGCTGTGGATCCCCCACCAACTCAGCTGCAAGAAGTGACAGTAACTCCATAAAGGTTAAACAGTCATGCCGTGGGCTCTGCATGAAATTAAGTCTTCCAGTCAGTCTCTGGCACTGCAGAAGACAAAGTTTTTCTGATTGAGTAAACTGAATGTACAGTTCAATAAATTCATGTTTGTAGGACTACTTAAGGTATTATAAGGTCTGGTACAATACAATAAAAATGCAGATGGAACTATCAAATACATCAAGCTGCTGCCATAAATTCAGATGCTATCCTGAGCTGGCAAGGTGATGTCAAGAAAGTTAAACTTGAAGAATGAGAGCTGGATTTCTAAGTGAgatcagggggaaaaaaaaagcatagttaATAGAGGAAATCAAGACCAAAACAATCAGCATAACTGCTACAGTTGAAGGTGAGTTTAAAAATCAATTCTTCCTGCTTGTTGTAAAATTGTTCTGCCAAAAAACCTGACATTGttatatacttttcattttttggtttatttaatcTTCTTTAACACAGTCATTGTTAGTTCAGCAATCCAATATTTGGGGTTACATTACTACAAAATAGACAGCTGAATAGGTTATTCCATCAATACATTTTGTTAATCCTATCTCTTTTATTAAAGACAAAGCACAGTTTGTTAATACCATCTTGGATTACCTCTGTTTGTAAGATTACTTACAGTGCTACATAAGACAGGTAGAGAGAGAACTCGCTCCGTGGGTCCACTATCTTTAAACTATAATTTAACAAAACATTAccattttgtaattaaaattagATAAAGAGCAATATTTTAGTATAATGTTAGGCAGCAGTAAAAATTACCCTGCCTGAATGAATGTGTATTCAACATAAAACACTAGCATGCTTTAAGAAGTTAAAAAACATATTAATATTCTGTGAaattaatgtataaataaaatatgacctGGAATAAAACTAtgtacaaaaaaggaaatatagcATCATTTCCTTCTCAAACATGtagaatttaacattttataaacatatatCACATTATTTGGAGTGTAAAGGTTATTTCAGTTTGGAAAACATTAAAGAATAGTATGATCCAACTTCCTACAGGACATTAtacattaatatttttgaagtttatgTTTATTCCAATGTTAAAGGGAAAACATCCTTTTGAACTTCTGTATGGAAAAATTTGTAAtgacattttaggaaaaaatgtgtAGCTTTAACACTATAAaatgtttgttatattatttgaatgtattagaaaataaaaatattgaagataAAACATTATTGCAGGATATATGAACTTCTTTAGTATTGTTATTTATAGAATGAAATAGTCAAGCTTAATatttcagggctttgtgcttgctaggcaggcgatctactgcttgagccacacttccagcccaataTTTCATTGTTAAGCACATACTTTTTTCCTCCATTTGTCTTCATTCTCTACTtctcatttctcttattttccatCTTACTTTTCTGTTCTAATAGCCATAATTTTACTCCATACTTACGTCATTAGACCACTGTCAAAgtctttttattcttccttcatttgCAATATAACAATGGTTTCTATTAAGCAAATAACCAATTGaacattctttttctgtaaacgttttcttcttaaaatatatacttataacCGTAGCTTACCTACTTATGTATATTATGTGTCACATACTTAAAGTATAATAATTCACAGAGTACAGCAAAAGTTCACTAATTCCTGGTACACTATTCAGCAAGCTGATGGAATGACCAAAAAATTAATCACATCTCACAACTAGCAACTTCTTAAGTATCCTCTAGTTTTTCTGATTAAGCCAAAGTCAATGCTCCATTTCTTCCTCCTGGCACCTTGTAGAAATTCTATAGAAACAGAACATAAGAACAAATTAGAAGGGGAGCCCTGACAGGTGGCTTTCTTGTTGCCACTCTGTGGCCAATGCTTGCTGCCTGGACAGGACAGAAGTGAGTGGGCAGTGCTGGAGATGTGCAGGGGTCTGTTTCTGGGCTTTGGTGGCCCACTCCTCTGAAGCACAGGTTGGTGTGGTGGCCATGCACTCAGGCAGTGTGGTCCACCTGGAGCACAGCCGGCTGCACCTGCTCCTCACCTGCCCACTCTGTCTCCTCTGAGGTCAGCTCATAGCCAACCTCATAGCGCACCTTCTGTGCCTGTTCCATGGCCACTGActcctcttcttcatcttccATAATAGTCAAGTCCACGTTGCTGTCTATCCCCGAATGACTGCCTTTCGAGGTCACCTTCTCAGGGTCTCCTTCTGTAGGCTTCCCTTCTGCCACAGCACCAGGGAGCGATGCTTCAGAAAGACCCTCTGCAAACGAACTCTCCTCTTGGTCATTCGGCATCTGGTCACTGCTTGCCATGTCTTCAGACTTGGTCTCATTTTCCACAGGGCTTTCTCCCTCCCGGACTTTCTTTCGACCGAAAGTGAGGGGAGAAACCTTGAAGGGGGAACTTTTCCCTGAGGATGATTTTTGGTGATTGGACGTGAGAGATTTCTtaatcttctctcttctctctgcagaTACGATCTTGGTCCCCAGCTTGTTCATCTTTTTCTCAATGTTCTGGCGAGAAAATGCTTTCTTGAGGCTATCTACTTTCTTAAGGCtggatctttttattttctctgcccGACTTTCTTCCAACTTTTCTTCTGCACTGTCTTCCAAGGCCTCCTCATCGTGGGGCAGCTCATCATCCGATGAGAGGTCCACAGTATGCAGGGTTTCCTCCAGGGACTTGTTTTCATCAGCAAGTTCCTCCTTCCCTTCAGCCGGGCTGAAAACCGGCTCTTTTACAAACACATCGGCAGGGAtctcattttcttcctgaaaGATGGACAATGTAGGTTTTACGTTAATAGAATATTTCACAAACAGTCCTGAACTGCTGtaatttgtgtgtctgtgttctgGCAAATGGGAATGACAGATACATAATGTTTGTGGCTTGAGTTTTCTAGAATAGGAAGCATTCATTCTAAATTGGTCAAGCCTTTCACTAACTTAGGGTGATAAGGCCAAGGCCTGTCTACTGGGAATCTCAGGAGGGTAGCTGGCAAAGGCTCTATCAGTGACAGGCAGGGGGAAGTAGGCCATGACTCAGATAGACCAGGAAGCTGCCTAGATAAAGGAGCTAACTAAGTCATTGTGCTGGGAATGCAGAGGCCCTCTCTCTCCTATCCTCCCTCGAGGTCAGAGAGCACAACTCCTGCCAAAATCCCACTGCAAAAGAACCTGAAGGTCAAGCTGAAAGATAaaaatgggggcaggggagaCAACTAAGAAGTCCTCCTGTGCAGGACACCATGTGAAGCCTTGATTAGATTCTGTCCCCAACTACATGCTGGAAAGCAAGGTTTGATCAGCCCTAGTGTCTGCTCAAAATCAGTTTTGTTCATGGCATTTTTTACAGGTAAGAGTCTGCTCATGAAGAGGTTCAGTATGTCTTCTGTGGGAGTTACTAAAGGAGGTGAGATGCTGGGGCCATTTTTAGAGAAAGGAGGGGAATTGTGCTTATCCATGCTCTGTTGTTACATAGACTTTCTTTGGGCAAGAATTCGCTAGCCTCCACCTCCAGCTCAGAGTGAGGAGTGAAGCTGAGGAAGCTACTTCTCTTCCCATCCCAGCATGTCCCCCCTCCAGCTTCTCCCATAGGCAAGGTGGCCCTAGGGAGGTCTCCGAGAGCAGAGGCTGGGAATGGGCCTCTAGAGTACAAGGTGGTGGTGCTTCAGTGTTGCTCacatgggatttgaacccagatggacttgggtcacacagcCTAagaacctttttatttttatactaccTTTCAAATATTAGAAAAAGCCCATCAGCAAGGTGCTTTCACATTTTCATCGGAAAAAAAATGGCACAGAATTGAAGGTGGAGCAGGAGGCCTGAGTCTCTGTCTGTGCACTGTTGCTAAATGACTGAGCAGCTTCAGCAAATAACTTAATCTCCTTGGGTCTCCGTTTCTTCCAAATATGAACCAGAGGATTTGACCTAGATTAGCAGCTTTCAAAATGCTCTCCCAGTGCCACCAGGGCTCTGCATGAATACAAGAGGAGGCTCTAGAGCCCCTGCCATCCACCACAACCAGGGCCTCAAGGAGGCTTGATTACATCTCAGCTGCCCAGTACACTTTCGGGTTGACAACTGGATTTAAtggatttaaaaatctatttgggGATCTAAACTTCATGTGAAGTTCATGTTAACAGTAAGAACTTCCCTTCTCATTTTGTAATTTTGATTGactaaaaaaacaatgaaattgggTTCTAATAAAAAACATGCTGAGTATgactatttatttttaacttcttgaCACAAAGTTTTGGTATTAcagggaaacttaaaaaaattctcatcCTTAACCACTAAATATATAATCATGATACTCTTTGCAGAGACATAGCCCTTTGTCTCCCTCTACTATCCATACTTTATTTCCCTCTACTATCCATACTCTTATAGAATCCTTTCTAGCCATTGAGTAGAAACAAAGTAGATAGTCCTAAGCAGAAAGTCTGGTCAAACAGAATCCTTATTAGAATTGAAAACATTGCTTATTCTGTTTCCCAAAGCACTCTTCATGCCCTCTCATTTTGAATGCCATGTTGTGTCAGGTACACAGAGTAAAAGACAATGTACAAAAACGAAAGGGGTATCAGATTATGAGGACTCACTTATAATGTGGACTTTTGCAGAAAGCAGCTTTCTCATGCTTCAAGTTAAGGTTGTCTCTATTTCACTGGAATGGACTCCCCATGAGGGTAAGAATTTCTGTCTCTTGTTCACCACTGTGCCTGAACACTTAAAGCTCAACAACTGCTTGGTACATGAGTGCATGTGAGGTAAGGTGGCTTTCTAAGAAGCCCCTAGGGGTAGGTGGAGTGGAGATTGATCCCCTCTGGCAGGCCTGAGGACTACAAAAGAAAGGGCTTAATTCTGTGACTAGAAAGAAGTTTGCTGAATGCTGAAGTCACTGGGGAAACTAGGAGGACCTAAGGCCTAAGGGGAACAGTGATCTCCCTTTCAAAGGAAGGATTTTGTTCTCAGTGGATGAATATTACTGAAAGGGGGAATAAGGGCTCTGGTTCTTACTCCAGAAGCAAAATTTCTCCTGGGATTTGACAAGAGGTTGGGAAGACTTGACAGATGTTGcttagaggaaaggaagaaaccaaGAGTTCAGTGAAATGTTATTGAAAGTGTTcagtgaggaaggaagaaattcaTATAGAATATTGTAAAAATAAGCCTTGGTTACCAGAGAAGAGGTACATTTTGTATAGCATAATGCATAATCTCTCAGGGTAATGAAAAGTAGGAAATTGGGTAACTTCCCTTTCTTCAGCCCTAAGAAGAGGTAGGCATTTTGACTGTACTTCTAAAAGTATTAAACTAATAATAGTTCAGTTTTCATTGcatgtaaattttattattaaaatttacaaAGCATAATTACTGTTGGGTCTTAAGACTGTTTTGCCTCCCTTATTATGTATCCTTTGAGGACAACTTTGATGAACATGTGAATTAGAAGGTGAGTTAAGGAGTGATCTGTGGTAGATAGAACTGGCTCTGGGGATGGAGAGGTTGCTGAGGGAAGGTGGGAAACCCAGTTAACTCTTTTGTAAAATGCTAGGGAAATTTATAAGAGAGCTCTTTGATGCCAACTATGGAAATTAACCCAGCAGGAACAGAGGTGATTCAGAATGAGTTGGTTGTGTCTTTATGCAACTGGAAACATGTGAGAGATGTCTTCTTGGATGACTGCTAGGCTTCTGCTGTCATTTCAATTACTAAAGCagtattttatgttttgtctACTGGACAGTGTTTATTTTGTGGCTTCTTATGGCATCCACTCTGAAGGCAAGTCCTTTCTTTTCACACAGGGATTTGTGAATGTCCAAACATATGGAGGTTTTACCTTTCCAAAATGTTTAGAAACAGAACAATACTGATCCTCTTCAAAAATCACTATTCTTTTGCAAGACATGTGCATGGTGTTTGACTCTTAAGTAATTGTTGTGTGGTAGTAATTCAAGCTAAACTTTGGGTAATGGATCTTCGTAACTACCATCTCCCTGAGGTGCCCAGTCCCACTGGAACACATGCCCTTGTGTGTGGTTCGCTCACACACATACCTCATGGAAACACCTGATATTTTACATGTCCACAATTGAGCTGACACTTCTGTCTTCAGTCTCCTGTTAATAATGTTTTTGATATGTTTTCACTTATAGATTCCAAGACTGACAGCTTACCTATGCTAGGTACTTATTTATCGACTTAGGGTTTGTGGCTCTTTGAAATGGTGCTAGGAAACCCTGTGGGCTACCTTGTTTCCTTGAGCACTTCTAACAAGTAGAAGCCCCTAGGAGTAGTAGGTTATTTGTCCTCTGTTTATAGAAAGGTTCTCGGCCTCCACTGATGcaggtgttcctgcttctgaccTTTCACAAGAACCCTTAGGAGGTTTTTAGGTCAGTGGAGAACTAAGCAGCACACTTCTGACATATATGATGGATATACTTGCagcaaggaagagaaaaggaatggaaagaaCTCTCAAGAAGTAGCATTTATCCTTGCACTTCAGCTTCTTTGCTATTTATACTGATTCTTGTGAACTAATAGTTCTAGTTGTGCATGTAACTAGCAAGGCAATGAAACTTGCCAACATGCTGGGCACTTCTTGGACTGAAGCTCATGATAGCAAGTATTCTCTGCACACATAGATATGCGTACTTTAAACGACTTCATGACTATTAGACAAGGAAATTAACCATAAATCATTTCAAAGCTCGAGTAAGGGGAGAAAGGCCAGCAGTTTGCTTTCCTGTCACTAACTAATCATTCCTGTTGTTagacaaaaataacaaaggaTGTCATATTCCTACAGGGATGTGGTTGCATCCTGGAGGGATATGAAGACCATAAATTTGTATCCATGGAATATTTTATCCAATAATCTCTAAATACTAGTTATTAAAATGGAACTATGCCCACCTGACATTCTGATTTATAGGTCTCTTTTacacattgatggttttctccaATTTGTGTTTCTGAGGTATAGATTGCCAAGTGGATAAAGCCATTGATTAGAACTGCACCCCTAGGGCAGCTGTCGGTGGAATCAGCAAGTCATAAGAATAAAATGCATTAGTTATAATCCCTGAGCAGTCTTTCACATTCTGGAGGATTTaaaagtttcattatttttcagtgttATCAAGGGTTCAATTTTTTTAACACTGGTTAGGTGTTCTTTGTTACacataaaaaacacaaaacaaaaaaacaaatcacaCTGAATTATTTAAAAGCTGATATAGAAACCCCAGTAAACATGAACTTTACCACAGTGGGATTATAGTGCTTGTGTTTATTCATTTCACAATCCCATTTTGCAAAATTTCTATTATTAATAAAGCGAAACCTTGCTAGTCATTTTGTTTCTCCAGACCTTTGATTCtttgatataaaattaaaaagttaaactaAATGATTATTAATGTGCTTTCAGATCTAACATAATTGATTGTGTGATATTAGCCTAAACCCCACAAAAAAGATTTAATAAATTGAAGACATGATCCCATAGTATACCTAACATTCATACTAAATGTGTGCAGTTCCACAAGACTCAACACTACTGGACCAGAGCTACATTGAAGAACATTTTTCATTCACTTAATTCACACAGGTACAGATTACAAAACAATGGAACGGCAACATTTACTGAAAAGGCCCATCTGACTAAgagtctagttttttttttttttctatatcagAGAAtgtagtgatttttttcaaagaaatgccAACAATAATTAGTAAGTCAGTTAAAGTGCCTGGGGCAGTGCTGACATTCAATAAgtataaataataacaataagaaatGGTATTTTGTCTACCTCATAAACTAAAAGGGCACTGGATAAGTTACACATCAAACCAATATCCCACTATGGAATATTAATTAATGTGATACAACATGATGATGAGTTGTCATATAAAGGCATCTTTGATAATCTGTATTCCTATATTTTTCCAAGTCTATATAACAGTTCTTAGAGCAGTCAGTGGATTTGAACAAAATTCAGTCtttaaaataatcaatttaaaaatagccTGAAGATATTTCACTTTTAGCATTTATCTAAAATTCTGGTCTGATGGAAGGAACCCAAATGATGAATATTTAAGCACATTTATAGGCTCAATTCTCCAGAAATGTATCCACTGCAAATATCTaacctctactttttttttcatccaaCTTCATGATTTTATATGGATGAAAGTGTAAGCTGTCCAGGAGTGCTCTCATTTTGTTCCCTGGATTTGAAATTATTCCCAAACTGCTTTTTCAAATAATCATTACTGGAATCTTAAGAGGACATAAGTGGACAGTGTACTCCCAGGGATagttatttataaaattctaGCTTCTTCTACCAGCAGAGAAAATTTCCTCTTCACTGTAAATTCACTGCTTTTTCTGGACAAATTTCACTTTTTAGTAAAGGATTGCTTACAGCCAAAGTAttagtctttgtctttctttaccGTTGACTTTTTGATCAGTAATACCTAtgagttttgtttcatttatgcTGAGTCATGTCACTGTATTTTGAATTTAAACATTGTTCTTAAGCTgctacaaaaatttttttaaaggaaagctgCTGAGTTTAACTAGggttttgaagtttattttgttgttcaaaGGGAGATGAATGTGTCTCCAGTTTTAGATACTACTGGTTGTAACGTGAAGTAATTGGCTAAGGAATTAGATGCATAATAGGGCTGTAAAATTCAGCACAGATTTCAATAAGTAAATAACATTTTAGAAAGTAGTACAGATGAAGAGCAAAGTTTAGAATGAAAAAGTCAAATGTATAAGTATCTAGTAAACCAATCAACCACATATACTTATCCATTTTGGAGGACATGATAGGACTTCACAAACTGGAAGTATGTATAATCTTAACACTAAATATGCCCAAATCAGGagacagattttcttttctcactctccttttattttcacataaGTCCTTGTCTTTAATGAGGAAATCAACAGGTTTAGTGAGGGAAGTCCAGCATAGGGTTCAAGTGGACTTAAAGTTACAGATTACTTATAGATACAAAGTATACCTGGTATGCCATCTTCCCTCTACAATTCCTGCAGGTCTAGGACACTCACCTTCTGTCACTCAGTGAAGAACATGCTGCTACTAGAAGGGTCTAATTACAGGTCTTTTGGGGTGAAGTCCTTTGCTTGTATGGTGTTGTTTCCTAGTGCTAATTTGGATATGATGGTAGGCATCTTATATatggtggcagtggtggcagtAATGTGTCCCAACTAAAAATGCATAAGCAAAGCTGTTTTAAGATTCTGGGAAGGGTGGGGTCAGTTTTGGCCTAAGagtcatatttttaataaaaaatttgctTCCTTTTTGAGCAAATGCATTTCAGATCTACACAGTAATAGCTTCTAGTCACTGGCACTTTTACCATGCCAGTCTGTGCTGGCcattttaaatgtgttatttcctttattcctcactttatgagagagagatgatagagaAGGCATTAGTGTTTAAGAGCACATGTTCTGGGATCAGCTAAAtatgagtttgaaccccagcttTACCACTTGCTTACTAAACAACTTCAGACAAGATATAAACATCGCTGAATGTACACATCTTAATCTGTAAATTGGAGATACATGAGATATTGCTTAGCAGTGTATGCAGGGCTTTCTAAatacttatgtatttttttctctttcaatatttTACCATATGGATGAGGAAATAGCAGTATGGAGTAGAGTCAAAATGTTTCcaaagccaggcgctggtggctcacgcctgtaatcctagctactcaggaggcagagatcaagaagattgtggtttgaagccagcctggacaaatagttcataagacactatctcagaaatacccatcacaaaaaaaggttggtggagtggctcaaggtgaaggccctgagttcaagccccagtaccaccaaaaaaaaaaaagtgtccaagATCACATAGCAAGTGATGAAGCTAGGGTTTGAACCAGTGCCTATGTGACTCCAAAATTTATCTTCTCAACCATGGTACTGGACAACTCCACCACACAAACTACTGGCTTTAGTCACTGGCATAATTCCCACCCTACTAAAACCCTATTTTAAGAAAGAACAAGAGGAAGAGTGACCTTTCCACTGAGGACTGAACttgcatttgtttttctaaataacCATTTTGTAGTGCGTTGAGGCTGAGATTTCCAACATTCATTCTGCTAATAAAGAATCTTATATGGATAAAGAAAGGTCCAGTTACTTGTGCCTAGTCCCCTGCCTCCTAAAATGTTCTCTGGGGGATGCTTGCTGAGCATCCCACAACGAGGTCTAAACATGTTGCTTTAGATTTTCTTAGCTTCCACTTTGGTCTTGAACACTTCTATTCCAGATTTTTCTCACTATGTGAAGCATTCCTACCATTTCTGGCAGCAATTTCACACCTGTCAATCCAATGTGACAAAACAGGTGACCATGGCAGGCCCTCATCAACAGCACGTGCCTTGAGGTTCCTCgagagttgggttttttttaatgtgattcaCAGTTCTCTTGAATTTCGAGTCACTACCCCCACACCTTGCATCTCTCCCCCCCAGTAGCTGCAGAACAtctgcagaaaaacaaaacaaaaaccaatccTGACAAATTGTGATTATTCCTTTACTAGAGAAATACGTTCCCCTGTCCTTAACTGAGAGATGGGATGAGAGATAATCTCCCAGATTCATACTGGAAGGAGGGAAATTTCCTTTGGCAACTCAGATTTAAACA
Coding sequences within:
- the Cavin2 gene encoding caveolae-associated protein 2, producing MGEDAAQAEKYQHPSVDMSQEKPSSPSPMPSSTPSPSLNLGCTDETIRDNSQVNAVTVHTLLDKLVNMLDAVQKNQHKMEQRQISLEGSVKGIQNDLTKLSKYQASTSNTVSKLLEKSRKVSAHTRAVRERMERQCAQVKRLENNHAQLLRRNHFKVLIFQEENEIPADVFVKEPVFSPAEGKEELADENKSLEETLHTVDLSSDDELPHDEEALEDSAEEKLEESRAEKIKRSSLKKVDSLKKAFSRQNIEKKMNKLGTKIVSAERREKIKKSLTSNHQKSSSGKSSPFKVSPLTFGRKKVREGESPVENETKSEDMASSDQMPNDQEESSFAEGLSEASLPGAVAEGKPTEGDPEKVTSKGSHSGIDSNVDLTIMEDEEEESVAMEQAQKVRYEVGYELTSEETEWAGEEQVQPAVLQVDHTA